The Lactobacillus sp. ESL0791 genomic sequence ATTTTTAGCATCTTCGATGTTAAAGATGTTGTCAGTCGCAGTTGTGTAGTACTTGGCACCAACAACTGAATTGTAAATCACGACCTCGCCAAGGCCGAAAGCCTTGGCAGCAGCAATCTTATCCATTGCAGCCTTGACGGTTGCTTCGTCCAAACCATCTTTGGGATTGCTGATCGTAATTGTTTTGTTTGTATTGTGCGAGTTAGCAAAGACTAACTTTAATACCTTTTTAGCCATAATATCTCCTTTCTAAATTATTCAGCTTCAATTAAGTGGGCATTGTCAACCTGTGTTAATGTCACAGCAGTTAAAACGCCGTCAGTAAGGCTCTCAAGCGCTTCGACAACTTGGCCAACCTGGGTATCAGTGGCATCTTCCTTAAGATGAGCCAGTGACATGTCAGTTTTGCCGTCATCTGTCGCATAGGTCAGCTTGATCTTGCGTGAATCGAAGGCAGTTTCTAACGTCTTCATAAATTTTCCTCCTTTGTGAAATAGACTAATGATGGGGAATTTGTAGCACAAAAAAAGCAGTGATACTTTCCCACTCGTTTAAAACGCGCGTGCATCATTGCTTGCTTTTCTTTCGAAATAAATTTGTTCTTTCTTGATGTGTCATCAGTATATCGTGGATTGCGATTTAAGGCAAGGACGATTTTGGGACAACAAAAAAAGACGATCCTTCTGGGATCGTCACCGCGCGTTGCAAGTAGTCACCTTGCACTACACGCTCTCTACTTCCTCATACGATGATGAAGTGTTACTTATTCTAGGAAAATTATACCATAGATAAATAAATCTGGTAAACTGATTAAGCACGCTCTGCGCGCCATCTTGAGAGGTCTAGTCAACCTTTCTTTAAAGGAGGTGTTTGTCATGCATGAGTTTGTGTTACTTATTCTACTGTGCTTTCTTTTCGCTAAGGCGGAAGGGATCTTTAATGCCATTAATGACATTTTAGATAAACTGCTAAAACTGTTTAAGTAAGTCGCAGGGAGAAGCCGGGGGTTAACCTCGGCTTTTTCGATTGGTCTAATTGTGAAATTTGAAAAGATTGTAAAATAAAAGCCCGATTTCTCGGGCTT encodes the following:
- a CDS encoding DUF2922 domain-containing protein, with translation MAKKVLKLVFANSHNTNKTITISNPKDGLDEATVKAAMDKIAAAKAFGLGEVVIYNSVVGAKYYTTATDNIFNIEDAKNA